In one window of Deltaproteobacteria bacterium DNA:
- a CDS encoding bifunctional 3,4-dihydroxy-2-butanone-4-phosphate synthase/GTP cyclohydrolase II: MPKISIEQAIKDIRDGKMVILADDEDRENEGDLTMAAEKITPEAINFMAKYGRGLICLSLTREKADSLDLRPMVRDNQSPYQTGFTVSIEARNGVTTGISAADRATTILTAVAPNAKPRDLVRPGHIFPLRARTGGVMVRAGQTEGSMDLARMAGLIPAGVICEIMDDDGTMARMPSLERFSQEHGIGICTIADMIEYRMRKESFVRRAAEAKIPTCHGGEFRAIVYENDVDNFLHIALIKGDIDPETPTLVRVHSECVTGDVFGSLRCDCGDQLHKAMHRIGEEGGVLLYIHQEGRGIGLVNKIKAYALQEQGQDTVEANESLGFPPDMRNYGIGAQILVDLGIRKMRIMTNNPKKMVGLEGYGLSIVEQVPLEVASNEYNQAYLECKATKMGHTIHPENYK; encoded by the coding sequence ATGCCGAAAATTTCAATCGAACAGGCCATCAAGGACATCCGCGACGGTAAAATGGTGATCCTTGCCGACGACGAGGACCGGGAAAACGAAGGCGACCTCACAATGGCCGCCGAAAAGATCACCCCTGAGGCCATCAACTTCATGGCCAAATACGGGCGCGGCCTCATCTGCCTTTCCCTCACCCGCGAAAAGGCCGACTCCCTGGACCTGCGGCCCATGGTGCGCGACAACCAGTCCCCCTACCAGACGGGATTCACGGTTTCCATCGAGGCCCGGAACGGCGTCACCACGGGCATTTCAGCCGCCGACCGCGCAACCACCATTCTTACGGCTGTGGCCCCCAACGCCAAGCCCCGCGATCTGGTGCGGCCCGGCCACATCTTTCCCTTAAGGGCCAGAACGGGCGGCGTGATGGTTCGCGCCGGCCAGACCGAAGGCTCCATGGACCTTGCCCGCATGGCGGGCCTCATCCCCGCAGGCGTAATCTGCGAGATAATGGACGACGACGGCACCATGGCCCGTATGCCCTCCCTGGAGCGTTTTTCCCAGGAGCACGGAATAGGCATCTGCACCATAGCGGACATGATTGAGTACCGCATGAGGAAGGAATCCTTCGTGCGCAGGGCGGCGGAAGCCAAGATTCCCACCTGCCACGGCGGTGAGTTCCGCGCCATCGTCTACGAAAACGACGTTGACAACTTCCTGCACATAGCCCTCATAAAAGGCGATATAGACCCGGAAACGCCGACCCTTGTGCGGGTTCACTCCGAGTGCGTGACGGGCGACGTTTTCGGGTCGCTCCGCTGCGACTGCGGGGACCAGCTTCATAAGGCCATGCACCGCATAGGCGAGGAAGGCGGGGTGCTCCTCTACATCCACCAGGAGGGCCGGGGAATCGGGCTCGTCAACAAGATCAAGGCCTACGCGCTCCAGGAGCAGGGCCAGGACACCGTTGAAGCCAACGAGAGCCTGGGTTTCCCGCCGGACATGCGGAACTACGGCATAGGGGCGCAGATACTGGTTGACCTGGGCATCCGCAAGATGCGGATCATGACCAACAACCCGAAGAAAATGGTGGGCCTTGAAGGCTACGGCCTTTCCATCGTTGAACAGGTGCCCCTGGAAGTGGCCTCAAACGAGTACAACCAGGCCTACCTTGAGTGCAAGGCAACGAAAATGGGGCATACGATACACCCCGAAAACTATAAGTAG